Sequence from the Xiphophorus couchianus chromosome 23, X_couchianus-1.0, whole genome shotgun sequence genome:
GCTATATTGTGAAGCTggagaagcaaaaaaaatagcaaagaatTTAGTATGCACTAAACAGAGGtcctaaaaagttattttttttccaaatctggATATGCATTGACAATgaaagacagtttaaaaatacatttgtaccAACACAGATATATTGAAACtgagaacatttaaaaattgcttaTTAGATTAAAAGCTGATTAATGTCTCAAAATGTGTGGCTTCTTCCCTCAGCGTCACTATTGTGACACTCAGAGGTAATCTATGACagaaatttatgttttcatccacCTGCCAGCATCACCATCACGCTTTctgcattaaaattaaaaaaagaaatcacccCATAATCTCAGAAAACAGGGCTTTGATGTCTCGAGGTAATGAGAAAATTGAGCAGTGATCCTAACATAACAAGCTGAAAAACCTTACCTCAAATTAATAAGATGTTGAAAGTTTATTTGCAACAAAGAGTTTCAGATCACAGTATTCAGAGATGGATATAATTATATAGTTGCAACAGCAAAGTGAACTGAAAATTTTATTTGGGATCCCCTGAAgagtttcctttttatttcaacctttgatttctcttaattttgattattttttacagctgaacaaaaattcaaaattttgtcACCCAAAAAATTTCAATGTTAcaaattttaatgtgatttttttgatGCAGAAATATCATGTTATAGGCATCACAGTCATAGAAAACCCTGAAAACTTGACAGTTGTCCAGTAGAGAGCCAAAGGTTTTATTCCTTACGAAAACAGATGTTCAGAGTTTGTACcgtggaaagttgagtggaaggaaaaatatagCAGAAAAGCCGAACGCATCAGCGATAATAATAGCATTGACAGGCTCGTGAAACCATCCTGAATAAAAACCTCTGGACGGTTAACAAGTCATGGTGGTGGCCAGAGACTCAAGAGCCAGGAATAAAACCTGAGTTACAACTAGGTCAGATCTCCTGTGTAAGCCACTCTTAAACCAGAGCTGTTACAAGAAGTTACCTGGGCAGAAATTAACCAAAAGCCTCATTTCAAGATAGAAAGATAACAAAAGATCTCAAACCTAAacactgtgagaaaaaaaacagatcaaatcaCATAAAACAATGTAATGATCAGAGATATATGACAATTTGAATCTTGAATTGCAAAATGGAAATTTTAGAAACCTTAGGTAAGTCTAAAATGCCATTATGTtgttaattcaacatttttcttgttgatGTATAGCACACCTTGCTTGTTAAAGACAGAGAACGAATTTTCTctgccattttctttctttttcatcaatattccACCCCTATAAATCAACTCCCACACATTTATAACAGCAAATGTTTACCATGATATGGTCTTATCATCCATTTGCATCAGACCACAGAGCATTCATTGGGTCAGATTTCCAGCCACACTGGTTGGTCATTTCGCCTTGCCAATTACAAGAATGCTCATAAGGAAGACCATGACGAAGAAAATCCACATGAAGAACCTGTCCATCACCTTAGCAATCTTCTTCCACTCTGCCCCCTTGGCACATGTGGCCCTCTGCTCTCGGAAACAATTAGCAATGTACTCCACGTTGCGGACCAGCTTGGTGTCCACGTTAGGAAACCCGCTGCCaaagctgcaaaacacacaGGGGCCAAAGGTCACGGTGGGACCCTGAGGTGGAGGCTTTTTGTCTTCAGGACAGCATGGACACTTTTGGTCCTCCAGATGAGCTGGAGGCTTCTGGTCTTCCATGCAGCAGTCGCTCATTGCGATTTTACCGTTGGAGCCTTCATACCTTCCAGGTGCGGATCTGGAGAGATGGCCGCTCTCTTCTCTCGTAATGTGGTGCTGTACTTTCACGCtgtgctgctggtgctgcttgGAGGGTTGGGGCCGGGGGTATCTGTGGCGCTGCTGGTCCTCTTGGCTGCCGGGACCCCGGGGTTTTCCATTCGCATGAATGTGAGAGTTAACCTGTGGATGGCAAAAGTCGTCCTGGAAGTAGtgagaagatgaagaagaagagccAGAAGCACAGTTCTCGCCCACTTCATATACAAAGAAGATCTTGGACATGTAGTCAATGATAAGCACTTTGGCCCAGTGTGGGACTGGTTTGGCCTCTACGCCACAGAAGTGAATGTTCATGATGAAAATGGTGAGCGCTGTGGAGGCTGTGACCATGGTCATGGTGGCAATGTAGTACTTCCCTGTGGAACAAGTACAAACATGAACAGAATGATACTTTATTCAGTGtccacaataataaaaatacactcTCACCTATGAGAGGCACACTTTCTGATGGAGGCATGCTCTCAGCCACCATGAGCTGGAACACGGTGAGAGCCAAGAGAACCGTCACCCCGAGGGAAACTTTCTCCCCAGAGTCTGCAGGCAAGTAGAATCCCAGAGGAGCCAAGAAGGAGATCAGGAAGCATGGCAGGAGGAGGTTAAAGATGTAGAAGGAGGAGCGGCGCTGCAGGAGCACAGTGTAGGTGATGTCTGGGTACGGATCGGAACAGCAGCCGTACATTATCACGTTCTTCGTGGCCGGCATCCCGTGGCATTCCCACtccacattttccacaaaatcaGAGAGGTCACCGCTATCCATGCCCATAATGATATCCACCTGGAAGTGGAGAGATGGATGACAAAGCAGAAGTGGTGCactgaaatttgaaaaaaaaatatctataaatatgtcactacagaaaataaatcccaCACAAAATCCCCATATTTCTTTACCTGGTTGCCATTGTACGTCCAAGAACCGAAGGTGAGGTTACATTCCTGGCTGTCAAATGGAAAATAAGAGACGTCCACAACACAGGAGCTCTTAGTGATGGCAGGAGCATCCCAAGTTATCTCTCCGTTGTAACGCAGCCTGACGTTTGTGTCCATTGGTCCTGAGAAATCATCATCAGCTCTGAAGGTAGAAAGAAAAGTTGACTCccaacaaaataactaaaaatggaTGATCCATTCGATGCGTAATTTTGATGATATTTCATCCAAACAGGCCACcaagaacattttcacaatttttctcAGATGGATATCTGGTGTGAACATGTCTTTGCGTTGGACGACGTACTGGCGTACTTGTTATAGAGGACGAGGTCGGGCCGCCAGACCAGACTGCTGGGTATGTGGATGACGTCCAGACCATCGTAGTCTTCTGTGTTCCATCTCAGGTAGGCATCGTGCCACGTCTGCCTAATCCACAGGTAGGCAATCAGCACCTGGTTCCTCTCatccttcacacacacaaaggcacAAAGATGAGAAACGCTATTTAAAAACACTCCCAGTGAAAAAGCACATGAGGagagcaaaatatttaaagttagaTATAATATCTGTGTAATAAGTTATATCTAATCTCAGTGGACAGAATCTTCCATTCCGTCCACTTCACATGGAAGTGGATGTTAGAGAACATAAGTGAAAAAAACTGTGTCATTAAGACCAATGAACACAACAGACAGATCAGAAATAAAGCTGTGGAGAAGTATAAAGCAACCTTAGCCTATAAAACAATACCACACACTTTGAgcaactcaaaaaaaaaaagttcaatccATTATTCAAAAGTGTAAAGTGCATCTTATAATTGCAAACCAGCTGAGACAAGCTCGTCCCCCTAAACTGACAGACCATGTCTctaaaagacttgagactggggtgaagtttcaccttccagcaggacagcgACCCTGAACAGCCAGAGTGGCTTAGATAAGCAGATTCATGtgttggaatggcccagtcaaagtccacacctaAATCCAGCTGAGAATGTAGGGAGAGACTTAAAAATCTATGCTCATATTCTCTTCATCCAGTCTGACTCTtgatgtgcaaagctgatagagaaaaaaacttaaaacagttCTAGCTATAAATTGCAATAGAGgggattttatttgcaaagtgtTGACTCAGCAATGGAGTATCAGAGTTAGAAATATTGTATACAAATTCAATCCATATGTTGCAGATTTTATACTTATAAGAAGCAATGAAAGCTAAGCAAATTTTTGCTTCCACTTCCACAAATTCAAGGGCATTAATACTTTATAGTCTGGGGGCTGTCAGGGCAGGACTTGGATTACATTCCCTGCAGCAGCCTGCTGTAGATTCTGATATGCTTTCTATAATCTATTTTGATTCAAAGAACATCATAATCAAGAATAGAAGTGCCCTAAACATCCTGCAAAAAGACATGAGCCCTTAATATCTTTCCTTGATGCTCATCAACACAGCTTGGCAAGAGACACTGAAATGTTCAAGACAATAGAAGTCCAGAGTCATCTATCAATATCAGGTGAAAAAGGGCCCATAAGCAAAGAACAGAGAGCCGCATCGAGTAACAAAACACCCTCACTCAGAGTTTTGCACAGCTCTCTTTCATGTGTACTCTGATATAACAAGCCAACAGCAACACACAGCTTGGTAGATAGATTACATTAAGATGGTGTGCAGTCTCTCTAAATGCATCCACATTTCAGCTGGTGATTCACTGAGGTCTGACACATCACTGAACCTGAACGGGAATCTGAACCAGTTGTGTACAAGTAGACCATGCAGGGAGGTTTTAACAGTTACAGGTCTACCTCTCATTTATTACCATCAGTGGTTAAAGCTCTGCTGCATCAATGCAGTGACAATAATTCAGGGAAAAATCTCACTCTGGACCACTCAGCACAAATAATCcgttttattttcatgtaattCATCTCAGCTCGTTgtgttttctctggttttaaCAAATTAACTTAATCAGAACTATTATGTTTTACAGCAATGTGAGTAATATCCTGGCATTGTTATTTTGTCATGCAACTGAAAAACATTCTGCCCAGAATCATCACTTAACACAATCACATTTTGAATGCAAAACTACGTTTGAAGATAGAtcatttgggatttttaaacactttactTGCTTcagagtaaaaatgtttaatatgttgaacattttaatatgtgTAAAGGCGGCTAGAGCAGCAAAAATTGTACTCACGTAAGGGTAGcacaatttcaaaatatttttattcaagtaaaagaaaaagtagccatccaagaaattaatCAAGTAAGACTAAAAAGGATTGGGTAAAAAGGCTGAATAACTGATAAAACAtcaattatttaacatttaaaaactacataatAATCAGATgaaccaaaacataaagttatatggaaatgttggtattttacgggcaaaaaattcaaaataactaaattacaaaatcagttaattattattatttatttggttaaaaaaattcaaaatgcattttgctttatttggaATAAAGCAAGACTTATGAAACTTTccatataaaacttatgaaactttcaaaaaaaaaaaaactggacatGTGACCTGAATTTTGGGATTGAACaagcttgttcttcattcaatTAAGTTACTCACAGAGGGTAAAGTGTCCAGAAATGtgtacttcaaaataaaatttcaagtaaaagcaaaacGTGCAGCACAGGGATAAAGCCTGCAATTCATGAACAGGAGCCTCAATCCTTGACTTGGCTGTCCCACTGCAGCACAATAAAAATACCCCTTTACACATattgcattgttgttttttccaaaaagtaacTCAGGTAAATGTGAGTTAATGCAATTAGTTATTACCCAACTCTGAATATGTGGTATTTTAGTGTACAGCACATTATGAGACAGGCTTGTAACCCAGTACCCACCATGTCTTTGATCTGAGAGAGGGTGATCTGTAAGGTTACGTTGAGCGCTCTGTCTGTGTCCTCCACAGGCCGAAGGGCACTGGAGTAATTCTCCATCAGGTCGTTCAGGAGCTTCTGGGCATAGTGGCCTTGAGCGCAGTAAACCACTGAAGAGACAAAATAAGACGAGGTTCTGGTTTAGATGAGATGATTACAATTGACTTTTTTCCAAGCTGTAGATCATGGGTTGTTATCATTTCATAATGCTGGAAAATGTATTCTTTATTGTTGCCAAATTCTATAttcaaattgtattttcaacAACATATTATTGAAACAAATGGTATAAAGGCAATATGCACCTATTAAACTATACCTACTTGATTATAAAAGctattcaaaaaataaaaataaaatgagaaaagccAAATGTGagggagaaaaacacaatgttcCCAACTCACCTTCAGGGAGCAGCACAGTCAAACAGATTACCTGGATCATCTTGAACATCTTTAGATATCTCCCAGATCAAAGTTAAGGTAACTTAAAGAAGAAATCCAACAGCTTCCTTCCCCTAAAAGGCTTACATGATGCCCGTTCAACCCCAGTTGAACTCAGTTGTAGATAGCAAGGCACCGTTTCATCTGGCCGTCCCTGCAGCTCTCACTGCTTGGCGGGGGAGGCAGCATGTCTGGCTGACGGGGACACGGAAACAAACTCTGGCTATCACATAGCAGCAGCAGAGCGAGGGAAACAGGATGCCCACGAATCATCGCCTCACTACACATACAgaattttttctcctttcaacTATGGTGTACATCCAGCTGGGCCACCGCTTCGCGCATGCAACATTATAAGACCCTGCAAGAAAATAGGGCGAGAAATGTGAAATACGTTACTTTCAAAGTGATGTCATTTGGTATAATTGTTTTCCAGGGGATTCATCATAAGGCTATTCCAATTTAGACCTCAAATTTATCGGATTGTTTTAAGAATCATTTGCAGCAGCACTTCTTTCTGAGGCCATCATAAATGTCATATATGGCTGAAACTGACGTATGTCAGGGATCACTGCCCTGCTGGGAACACCCAATCTTCAAGTTTTGCCAGCATTGATGTTGATTTGAGCAGACGCTAAAATCTTTAGAAGTAGCGTTTCTTCTTTATAATTCCATCTGCGCAGTATGAATGTATATATACTTGAGCCTGTAGGCATCATTTGGATCCTGTAGTCACTGGAAAGAATccacaataaatttaaaaataaaaaacaaagaaaatcattctcgcctaaaaaaaacaaacaaagatcaTTAACAATGAATTAAATGTAGCAATGATCAGTGTATATAAAATTCTAGATAGATTTTTCATGGACAGGATGAattcaaaagtaaaagttgCAATGCAGTAACTTCAAATTTTAGCAATATTGAGCCTTAAAGCTACATTTTGTGAACTCATGAGATGCTTACATCTAGTATGCAACAGAAGAAACCGCCTGGGGGTGGATGAATTTTGCAGAGCAGtaaaattaaatccaaacatCTCATCACTTTGTAGTGTGGTATTTGGTGCAAGCAAGGtgaaaatttttcatttaacttgcAGGATTTGTGGATGGATTCAGAGGCACAAGTTGGTATTAAACAAGTCATCTGTTGTACCTACTTtgtttccaataaaataaaggcaaaaacctgaaaactgaaTACAGCTCACAAACGTTCTTCTTGAAGTTCTTTAAAAGGATACAGTACATGAGCAGAATGCAAAAGCAATTTTATGACTCCACACAATTTATGATATGCTTGGccactggatgttttttttaaaccgaGTGGTTTGCACCATTTTTGCTGCAAAATAAACCCCTGCAGGTTAAATCCCTGAGTTAATGCAGTGCATcaggcttgtttttttattcaaatgcatGCAGAAGCAATTAAATGTATAAAGCAAGGTTGCCTTGAGCATAAATAAATCCTCTGTTTATCAACAGTTATGGTTAACCTTTAAGGAAATGCATATATTAGAGCCAAGAATAGGTTCTCATATACTTTAAATATCTTCACATTAAACAAATCAATGACTTTCAAGATatggaggttcaccttctaGAATGAATAGGATCTAATGCAGTCAAAATTCCAAATCTGAATCCAAAAATTTTgcggcaagacttgaaaattgtaCAGATGTGCCTGAGTTTGAGCCATTTTgcaaagtttgcaaaacaatCGAGAAATATcccaaaagacttttttttctgtagttgCAGCAAATAGTCATTCTATACAGTAATGACTCAGGAGGCTAAATATACGCAATGTTTgaggtttaaatatttttgcacagcaATGTATAACCAGACAACAAATGGCATTTTTATCAGAAAAGAAATAGCAGAGCACAGATTAATTTACACAgactttaatctttttatttacagatgagTCATTGACATTTATTTGTTGATGCAATTAATTCTAGACTTGTCACAAGTTGTGTTGAACAtcaattttgtttgcttttctctcagattaaaaacaagaaatcaaatGCATCCATGTTcctaaataaaagtgttttaaaaagaaaaggagaaggccagatgaagaaaagttatttcaAGCTATGTGGCAAAAGTATAGGAGAGAGATCTCCAACAGGAGCTGCCAGATGTTGActgatgggggggggggatggGGGGGGGGAACTTGGCATGAGGATGGCTACTGTGAAAACACCTGCAAGACGCTTAATGAGTTGTTTTCAAGAACGCAGAATAAGCCCACCTACACGGTGTACTATAGTCAGTGCTGAACTCCTCTGtgacagaacaaaaatgtgattGGGGTTTACTCTGATGCTCAtcttttcttcaaattaaatatactGACACTGCAATATATCATTAGCCAGATGTTCTCAGTTTTCTGCACACTGTTGATGTCAAAAAATTGATTTCGTTTTAATAGTGGAAAGACACTAAACCGAATGAGTTGGGAGCAAGAATTTTTAAAACCgagatttcttcttctgttttttttttttttagaaaacatgccAAAAGTTTATTGAATAAGAATCAGgagcaaaaactaaaataaagctGCTTTAAATGGCTTGACCCTCTACAACGAAAAGGTTagcatgaatgaaaaataaatgcactgcATAGGCAAGGATAAGCTGCTGACAGCCGCTTTTTGGACAGAGCCAGAAAACTGGGACAGAGTGACCGATGTGGGTAGGGTTTGGTTtctattttgtttcaaagtggATGTCGATTGCTGATTGTATCACTAAGTGGAATGTTGGGTGGCCTTAAAGAAACCAGAGGTAAGAGCTGACAGAGCAGATGATTGGAGTATGATACAGCAGACGGGACAGAGGAGATGTCACATGGTGAAGATAGAGAGGAGAAGAAGGGGAACGTGTCCGGTGTAAAAACAGAGGATAGGCTCGAGCAGGATTCGCCTTCAGACAGCAGGAGTTTGGAGGAAAGAGGGTGTGTACGGTTGAAGACAGACATGTGGATCAGAAGGAACATGAAGGGTGTCAAAATTCAGTTACTGAGGAGGAGCTCTGTTGCCGTCTCCACGTCCCAGGATTTTGACGACAACGCCACTATTACTGCATtctggagacaaaaacaaagattggTTTTAATCTGCAGCATCATGCAGCACTGTGACACACACTGGTGAAGAGAGAAACTTGACGTTTACTAAAGCATGCTCACTTTTTCAAAGCCCATGGCACAGAGTTTGTCTATTTTGCGTGTGTACTCCGGACTGGAGACGGGAGCTCCAGCGTAGACGTGAGACCAGAGTTTTGCTGTCTGTTTAAACATCTCTGGATTCTGCTTGTACTGAGGggtgaacaaacaaacaaaaaatgagttTATGGAAGGGGGCTCAGCAGACAGCTTGTTAACAACTAAAAGGCatcttgttttgtctgtttggaTCATATCAAGTTGGGAAAACTCATCATcagctttttcattttatgccaCCAAATTCAGAAAGTTTACAAACAGATACACGTCATGTTATTTACGTcatacaaaaataatgaaagcaaaTGTTCTACGTAATACAATCGTAATGTCCTTTTTAGTAAAGATTTTATAAACACTTGAGTACTTCTACATTATTAAAGTAAATGCATCTTGCTCTAGTTCCAAAGTGTATTGGAACATTGGACATTCTTTACATAAATGACCCATTTCATCAGTCAAATAGCATTTATAGCAGCTAATAGTTTTCAAATATACAAAGGATAAAGTCTCCAGTTCAAAATAATGCAGGCACAAAGCCAGATCTGCTCTTTTAAAGTCTAAATTGCTCAACTGCTGAATCATAGATTAATTTATGTCCTTTACCGACAAAAACAACTACATGTCTACATCTCAAAAGTgaattaaagaattatttttattttttgcaaacttAGAATGGTTATTGGTGCTGTGAGTCCTCAACGTTTATTTGCACGTTAATTAATACAGTGTCATGTTGTAAAAGAAAGCACATGAATAATGtgagaaatgttgcaaaaacaaaacggtTTGTGTCGctcaaaaagccaaaaatacctGAAAGATGCATTTAACGTCTGTTGTTTACTTGTAATAAATTTTTTGTCTATCTATTTGTATCCAATGGCGTGCCAGACATATTTAGCCAGAAACCAGTTAAAAGGCAATAAGAGCATCATTAAAGTTGACACTTGAACACATCCAAAGAGTCCGGTGAAAAGTTCATATCTTTACCTTTGTCAGAAAGAattcaataaaacctttaaaaatgaaagttcaGCTAATAAATTTAAAACCCAGACTATAGTAAAGGAATCCTCGGATTATAGTTTTGTACACCTTTCTTGAATAATGTGCTGCATACATGAACTGATAAACGAGATGTAGCAGctcaaactctttttttttttttacattctagCATAAAAATTTCCAAGTCATTCTGCAAGTAATGAGGTCAAACAAAAAGTTGAAGGTTGAATGGTAAGTTTTAATAGTTTGTGCAGAAAGAAGCCACagaaataatgaatgaaaaaactTTGATCTCAAAAAGTTTTCAGTACAAATACAAACAAGGggtaagtttatgttttaatatgacCAAACAGTGAATTTTAGGCAACTACGGATTCatacataaaactgaaaaacaaatacacacacctGATTGGCTACCACAGCATCCTGTGGATcatctggttctgctgctgccagTAAGGCTTGTAATGACAAGAGGACCGTCCTCAGTGTCATGGCTGCTGCCCTGAAACATCATCACAATGAGCAACAAACTAAACGAGCTCCGAAAcgacaaacaaaacaagtgcTTATACATAAGTGCACTCAGTATGATTAACCATCCATTCAAGCTCCAGTGGTGCATTCAAATCTACACAAGATGAAGCAGAAACTATGATACATTTGAATCAGCTTTATAGGTTgagtaataaaatattgaaaactgcCAATAATCGAGGCATTACCAATAGCAACACTTAATTATATAGATCATCTGAGGAGCATAAGCAAATCAGCAGTGCAAATGCATTAATATACAGAGGAAATAAACACGTCAGGTCCCCGTCCTGTTATTCTGCATGGTGGGGATCGGTTCGCTCTGTTCACTATGGGAAGCATTTTGTTGGCACGGCTCTAGTCCATCTGTTCCCTTAAGGTTTTGATTTACTCCACCAGTGTTAGAAAGTGAGCTGCAATGTATGATGGGAACCTGGGCAAGAACACATAATTCTCCACAGGATATGTTTACTGAAAAGGCGAGCCACAAGTATTGATTGCTGTAAGTTACATGGTGCATCCAATCGTGTTCTCTTTCAAAGATTATGAACAGCTGCTgattctttaaatgaaaaattagtcAAAGTGTTTCCTTCactcatatttttacatttaggaTGCATCTTAGAACTAATGGGTTCAGGATGTGAAATAGCCACAATTATCTTATTTAGCCTTAATTCTTTACTTATCTTACATGCATCTTACAtagttgcaaaaatatttaaaaaaacttaaaatcttGGCAATGATTTACTCACCACTGATCTTTAAGGATGTCCAGACATATTGCACCTGTGACTGAGCTGATATTGGGATGCCAGATCTTTGTGATAAACCGCACCTGAGGTATTGAAAAAAGCAAGGAGACGTGCACAGATGAGCAAAGTGACGGGAATTTCTTTTTGCACCAGGAAGATCATTagtcacaacaaaacaaatgaaaccttACCTTGGGTGGATTGAATGGATACGTCTCTGGAATTTTAATTTCTAGTTGATATCTACCTCCTGTCAAAAATAGAACCAGTAGCACAATAAAGGAAAGAGGTTAGAATATCTAGGAAATTTAAAACAgagatgacatttttttaaattgatttagtAAAGAGTAGTGctacaaaactataaaaaaggTAAGGAATGTTGCAATAGCGATAGTGGTTCcagtaaattaacattttattcaccggtcttttattttccatcatcaAAGAATAGTTATCATTTATTGATCCACAGTGGGAAAATTCAGGTGTCACAGTAGCAAACTATGTTAAGTGGAGACATGTGCAGTCATCCAAAggtaaaaagcataaaaactcTAAAATACTCTACAGTAAGAATATATTctccaaacacaaaaacaatactgggttatttttaaaagataatatACTATATATAAAAGCAATGTGTAAATTTGTAGGTTAATTCAGAGAAGATAATTGTACAACATATCCATGGGTATatatgaacataaaaacaacagcattaGGGTCATTAAAGTCTTGTCAACTGCTCAAAATTATAATTGACATGTACAGCAATTACTTCTGCAATTCAATTTGACACGCAGATCTTGCAAAGAGGCTTGCTATTCAATAAATTCTGCCGTTTTAGTTCATAGTAGAGCTGCACATGCACATTTTCTTAACGCACACATTAACATGACACTGCAATATAATTATCTAATATGCCAAAATGGATTTTGATTGcaattaaaggaaatgttgCACAGCAACAATGAAAGTCCATTTTATTGGCCTAATATAT
This genomic interval carries:
- the ube2ka gene encoding ubiquitin-conjugating enzyme E2Ka, encoding MANIAVQRIKREFKEVLKSEETSKNQIKVDLVDENFTELKGEIAGPPDTPYEGGRYQLEIKIPETYPFNPPKVRFITKIWHPNISSVTGAICLDILKDQWAAAMTLRTVLLSLQALLAAAEPDDPQDAVVANQYKQNPEMFKQTAKLWSHVYAGAPVSSPEYTRKIDKLCAMGFEKNAVIVALSSKSWDVETATELLLSN
- the LOC114139407 gene encoding neuronal acetylcholine receptor subunit alpha-9-II, with translation MFKMIQVICLTVLLPEVVYCAQGHYAQKLLNDLMENYSSALRPVEDTDRALNVTLQITLSQIKDMDERNQVLIAYLWIRQTWHDAYLRWNTEDYDGLDVIHIPSSLVWRPDLVLYNKADDDFSGPMDTNVRLRYNGEITWDAPAITKSSCVVDVSYFPFDSQECNLTFGSWTYNGNQVDIIMGMDSGDLSDFVENVEWECHGMPATKNVIMYGCCSDPYPDITYTVLLQRRSSFYIFNLLLPCFLISFLAPLGFYLPADSGEKVSLGVTVLLALTVFQLMVAESMPPSESVPLIGKYYIATMTMVTASTALTIFIMNIHFCGVEAKPVPHWAKVLIIDYMSKIFFVYEVGENCASGSSSSSSHYFQDDFCHPQVNSHIHANGKPRGPGSQEDQQRHRYPRPQPSKQHQQHSVKVQHHITREESGHLSRSAPGRYEGSNGKIAMSDCCMEDQKPPAHLEDQKCPCCPEDKKPPPQGPTVTFGPCVFCSFGSGFPNVDTKLVRNVEYIANCFREQRATCAKGAEWKKIAKVMDRFFMWIFFVMVFLMSILVIGKAK